One Mycolicibacterium rufum genomic window, GTGCACACGTTCGCCGACCTGGCCATCGACGACGCGCAGCTGCCGCCCGAGCAGCGCTATCGACTCGTCGTCACGGTCGCCGACGTCACCCGCGGCGAACTGGTCCGCTTGCCGTGGGACTACCGCCGCGTCTACGGCCTCGACCCCGACGAGCAGTCCGTCGCCGACGCCGTGCGCGCGTCCACCGCGATCCCGTTCTTCTACCACCCCGCGACGCTGACCAGCGCCGACGGCGTCACCTCGACCCTCGTCGACGGGGGGTTGCTGTCGAACTTCCCGATCGACTCGCTGGATCGCACCGACGGCGGCACGCCACGCTGGCCGACCTTCGGCGTGACACTGCTGCCCACCCTGCCGGCCGAATCCGACCAGGTGATCCCGGCGCTGCGGCCACTGCGGCTGCTCGGCTCCCCAACGCTGCTCGAGCAGGTGCTGACGACGATCCTGGTCGGGCGGGACCAGGCCTACCTGAACCAGCCGTGGGTCAGCGCCCGCACGATCCGCATCGACACCCGCGAGGTCGGCGTCCTCGACTTCGACCTGACCGCCGCCGAGAAGCGCACGCTGTACCGCAAGGGTCTGCGCGCCGGGGAGGACTTCCTCACCACCTGGGACTGGACCGACTACGTCAGGCGGTTCCGCTGAGGCGCTACCGCCCTCGTCTACGCAAGTAGCGCTCGAACTCGGCCGCCAGCGCGTCGCCGTCGATCTTGCCCAGCGCCTCGTTCATGTCCACCTCGGCGTCACCGCGCTCCTCGAGCGACTGCACGTACTCGGCGATCTCATCGTCCTCGGAGGTCATCTCCGTGACCGCCTGCTCCCATTCCTCGGCCTGGGCGGGCAGATCGGCCAGCGGCACCTCGATGTCCAGGACGTCCTCGACGCGGCGCAGCAGGGCCACGGTCGCCTTCGGGTTCGGCGGCTGCGACACGTAGTGCGGCACCGCGGCCCAGAACGTCACCGCGGGAATGCCCGCCTGCACGCACGCGTCCTGGAACACGCCCGCGATCCCCGTCGGGCCCTCGTAGCGGGTTTCCTCGAGGCCGAACGTCTTGGCCGAGTCCGGTGAGTAGGCCGCCCCCGACACCGGCACCGGACGGGTGTGCGGCGTGTCGGCCAGCAGCGCGCCCAGGATCACCACGGTCTGCACGTTGAGCTTGTCGGCGATGGCCAGCAGTTCGGCGCAGAAGGTCCGCCACCGCATGTTGGGTTCCACCCCGTGCATCAGCACGATGTCGCGGTCGGCGCCCGGGGGACGGCAGTGCGAGATCCGCATCGACGGCCACACCAGCTCCCGGGTCACCCCGTCCACCTGGCGGATCACCGGACGATTGACCTGGTAGTCGTAGTAGGCCTCGTCGTCGATCTCGACGATCGTCTCCGCCTCCCAGATCGCGTCCAGGTGCTCGAGGGCATCGCTGGCGGCGTCTCCGGCGTCGTTCCAGCCCTCGAACGCAGCGACGATGATGGTGTCGCGCAGGTCGGGGAGGTCAGGTCGCTTCGGACCGCCGAAATCCGAGGGGGTCACCAATCCAGCGTAAGCCCTGGGTGGGTCAGATGACGGGCATCGACCCGCTCCCCGGGGGACGGCCGGAGAAATAGGCGCGGCGGCCTGCTGGTTAACCTGGAGACCGACGACCCGGCCGCGCACGAGAGGCGGGTCGGGGGTTGATCGCAGCGACGAGGTGGGCGTCCAGACGTCGGTCGGGAGACGACGTTAGACTTTTC contains:
- a CDS encoding patatin-like phospholipase family protein, yielding MKQADLVLSGGGVKGIALVGAVAALVDAGYVPQRISGTSAGALVGAVLAAAAQHGELTSSQLEQLALHIDYRVFLDPGPIERVPVLGPAFGVLSGAGIYRGEALRRWVADQLAGFGVHTFADLAIDDAQLPPEQRYRLVVTVADVTRGELVRLPWDYRRVYGLDPDEQSVADAVRASTAIPFFYHPATLTSADGVTSTLVDGGLLSNFPIDSLDRTDGGTPRWPTFGVTLLPTLPAESDQVIPALRPLRLLGSPTLLEQVLTTILVGRDQAYLNQPWVSARTIRIDTREVGVLDFDLTAAEKRTLYRKGLRAGEDFLTTWDWTDYVRRFR
- a CDS encoding PAC2 family protein — encoded protein: MTPSDFGGPKRPDLPDLRDTIIVAAFEGWNDAGDAASDALEHLDAIWEAETIVEIDDEAYYDYQVNRPVIRQVDGVTRELVWPSMRISHCRPPGADRDIVLMHGVEPNMRWRTFCAELLAIADKLNVQTVVILGALLADTPHTRPVPVSGAAYSPDSAKTFGLEETRYEGPTGIAGVFQDACVQAGIPAVTFWAAVPHYVSQPPNPKATVALLRRVEDVLDIEVPLADLPAQAEEWEQAVTEMTSEDDEIAEYVQSLEERGDAEVDMNEALGKIDGDALAAEFERYLRRRGR